In Paenibacillus durus, the DNA window CCTGAACTCACCCGAGACGAGATCGCCCACACCGGCGATATATTGATTTAAAGGCTCACGATTTACGGATTCAGCACTCTGAGCTTCTGCCGGTTCATTCTCGGGAAGGCCGTTATTAAAAGGAGTCATCGCCGTCCCCTTCCAGCGAGGAGCCAAACGGCTTCTTGCGCAGTTCTCCGTCTTCTTCCACAATCATTTCGATCTTGCGCTCCACCTGCTCAAGCTTGGCTCCGCACAGCTGCGAGAGCTTCATCCCCTGCTGAAACAGGTCGATCGCTTTCTCCAGCGGAACGTCGCCCTGCTCCAGTTCACGTACGATCAGCTCAAGCTGGTCCATTGCCTCCTCAAACCCCAGTTCCGCTTCTTCCTTCGCCATGATCCTTCGCATCCTCCTTCATACCCCATACCTGGCAATCCAGCTGACCGTCGGCCAGCTTGACGACCACCAGGTCGCCGAGCTGGACCTCGTTCAGCGATTTGATCAAATGCCGTTCCTTCTCATCATAGACAAGGCTGTACCCCCGCGCCATGACCTTCAGCGGGCTGAGCGCGTCCAGCGCCTTAAGCTCCGCCGCAAAGCGGGAGCGCTTGTCCGCCAGACGCGCTCTCATGGCGGCGGCCAGCTCGCGCCTTGCCGCGTCGCTCCGGCGCCGCGCGGCGGTGATGCCTTCGCGCGGGCTGTAACGCTCCAGGCGGTGATGCAGCACCGCCTGACGCTCGCGGGCCCGCGCCTGCCGCGCTTCGGCGGCTCGGCCGAGCCGCTGGCGCAGCATGTCCAGCCGCTGCGCGTGCTGGAG includes these proteins:
- the xseB gene encoding exodeoxyribonuclease VII small subunit, coding for MAKEEAELGFEEAMDQLELIVRELEQGDVPLEKAIDLFQQGMKLSQLCGAKLEQVERKIEMIVEEDGELRKKPFGSSLEGDGDDSF